In Chloroflexota bacterium, a genomic segment contains:
- a CDS encoding type II toxin-antitoxin system PemK/MazF family toxin: protein MGGEIKRGEIYWVNWNPLRGSEQAGIRPALIIQNDIGNKYSPNTIVASCTTTSRKSHPFLVPIKAKESGLPSDSVLHSR, encoded by the coding sequence ATGGGCGGTGAGATCAAGCGCGGGGAAATCTACTGGGTAAATTGGAACCCATTGAGGGGCAGTGAGCAGGCTGGCATAAGGCCTGCTCTCATTATCCAGAATGACATTGGGAATAAATATAGTCCCAATACCATCGTAGCCTCGTGCACCACAACTTCTCGCAAATCTCATCCCTTTCTTGTTCCCATTAAGGCTAAAGAGAGTGGCCTGCCTTCTGATTCTGTATTGCATTCAAGATGA